One window of the Vigna radiata var. radiata cultivar VC1973A chromosome 1, Vradiata_ver6, whole genome shotgun sequence genome contains the following:
- the LOC111242039 gene encoding cell number regulator 4-like: protein MSEVEGKIAEQPNSNAPPTGKWTTGLYDCFDDKGNCCYTWCSPTEAFGSNAEIIDQGRTSATRARLTYFGLSLFGLHCLYSYKFRIKLRSLYNLPEEPCSDCCVHNCCILCAICQEYRELKNRGLDPLIGIYNYSVNNLRTQICFL, encoded by the exons ATGTCGGAGGTTGAAGGTAAGATAGCAGAACAACCAAACAGCAATGCTCCACCAACTGGGAAATGGACAACTGGTTTATACGATTGCTTTGACGACAAAGGAAATT GTTGTTATACGTGGTGCTCTCCTACCGAAGCCTTTGGTAGTAATGCGGAAATTATAGACCAAGGAAGAACAT CTGCTACACGTGCACGTTTGACATATTTTGGGCTCAGCCTTTTTGGATTGCATTGCTTATATTCATACAAATTCAGAATCAAGCTAAGATCTCTCTACAACTTACCTGAAGAACCATGCTCAGATTGCTGCGTTCACAATTGTTGTATACTTTGTGCTATTTGCCAAGAGTACAGAGAACTTAAAAACCGTGGACTTGATCCCTTAATAGGTATATATAATTACTCAGTCAACAACTTACGCACACAAATATGCTTTTTATAA
- the LOC106766911 gene encoding cytochrome P450 CYP736A12-like encodes MFHLTLLILLATLVSLIYILLTTAPRRRQPPPPPGPPRLPIIGNLHLMVGGREPLLHRSLQSLSQRYGPIMSLQLGNVPTVVVSSPEAAELFLKTHDAVFANRPKFEAAQYTYGPESVAFAEYGEYWRGVRKVCTTHLLSASKVERFAPLRKREVGAMVEWLREAAAAREVVNLSERVGEVLIDMACKMVLGRNKDHRFDLKGILLETMSVSGAFNLADYLPWFRPFDLQGLTQRSKKINKALDEMLEEIIEEHEVVPKAEGHLNDFIDTLLSLKDQPMHRHVEDAPMIDKRSIKGIVFDMVIGASETSSNVIEWAISELVRHPRVMESVQDELKDVVGMKKMVEEIDLAKLSYLDMVVKETLRLHPAVPLLAPHESMEDIVIEGYYIKKKSRIIINAWAIGRNPTVWSENAHVFFPERFVDSNIDFKGQDFQLIPFGSGRRSCPGMMMGLSIVKLVIAQLVHCFNWELPYGIARHELDMNEKSGLSMPRATPLLLIPTYRLLYQTLVN; translated from the exons ATGTTCCATCTAACACTACTCATTCTCCTAGCCACCCTAGTCTCGTTAATCTACATCCTACTCACCACCGCGCCACGGCGGAGACAGCCACCGCCTCCCCCGGGGCCACCGCGGTTACCGATAATCGGAAACCTCCACTTGATGGTAGGAGGAAGAGAACCACTCCTACATCGTTCGCTTCAATCCCTGTCCCAACGTTACGGTCCTATAATGTCGTTACAACTGGGAAACGTTCCGACCGTTGTGGTCTCGTCTCCGGAGGCCGCGGAACTGTTCCTCAAAACCCACGACGCTGTCTTCGCGAACAGGCCCAAGTTCGAAGCGGCCCAATACACGTACGGCCCAGAGAGCGTGGCGTTTGCAGAGTACGGCGAGTACTGGCGCGGCGTGAGGAAGGTGTGCACCACGCACCTGCTGAGCGCGTCGAAGGTGGAGCGGTTTGCGCCTTTGAGAAAGAGGGAGGTTGGGGCGATGGTGGAGTGGTTGAGGGAAGCGGCGGCGGCGCGTGAGGTTGTGAACCTCAGTGAGCGAGTGGGGGAAGTTTTGATTGACATGGCATGTAAGATGGTGCTGGGAAGGAACAAGGATCATAGATTTGACTTGAAAGGGATTCTTTTGGAGACAATGAGCGTTTCAGGAGCTTTCAATTTGGCAGATTATTTGCCTTGGTTTCGACCCTTTGATCTTCAG GGATTAACACAACGATCAAAGAAAATCAATAAAGCGCTTGATGAAATGTTGGAGGAGATTATCGAAGAACACGAAGTGGTTCCTAAAGCAGAAGGGCACCTTAACGATTTCATTGACACACTACTTTCGTTGAAAGACCAACCAATGCATCGACATGTTGAAGATGCACCTATGATCGATAAAAGAAGCATAAAGGGTATTGTGTTTGACATGGTAATCGGTGCATCAGAAACTTCGAGCAACGTGATTGAATGGGCCATTTCAGAACTGGTGCGACATCCAAGAGTGATGGAAAGTGTTCAAGACGAGCTGAAAGATGTGGTTGGAATGAAGAAGATGGTGGAGGAGATTGATTTGGCAAAACTAAGTTATCTGGATATGGTTGTGAAGGAGACCCTAAGGCTTCACCCTGCTGTGCCCTTACTAGCACCTCATGAATCAATGGAGGATATAGTGATAGAAGGCTATTACATCAAGAAGAAGTCACgaataataataaatgcatGGGCCATAGGGAGAAACCCTACAGTGTGGTCGGAAAATGCTCATGTTTTTTTCCCTGAAAGATTTGTCGACAGCAACATAGATTTTAAGGGACAAGACTTTCAACTTATACCGTTTGGGTCTGGTCGGAGAAGCTGTCCAGGAATGATGATGGGTTTGAGCATAGTTAAATTGGTTATAGCACAATTGGTGCACTGCTTCAACTGGGAGTTACCTTATGGCATTGCTCGCCATGAATTAGATATGAATGAGAAATCAGGCTTATCAATGCCACGAGCAACACCTTTGCTTCTCATTCCAACTTATCGTCTACTTTATCAAACTTTAGTGAATTGA
- the LOC106769744 gene encoding cytochrome P450 CYP736A12 yields MFPETLAIPAILLVVFIFVVSVAVLKAKQGQDNGKHPPGPKPLPVIGHLHMLGKLPHRTLQSLAAKYGPIMSLKLGQVPTIVISSPETAELFLKTHDITFASRPKSISSHYISYGGKGLVFSEYGPYWRNMRKLCTVQLLIASKVEMYSPLRSELLTEFVCFLQKTASSHEVTDVSDTVGDLIENLTFKMIFGRSKDDRFDVKNLVREVLNLAGTFNVADYLPWLRMFDLQGLVKRLKKASKSFDVVMEQIIKDHEQYSDKEQKGQKDFVDILLALLHQPLDPQDEHGPVIERTHIKAIVMTMIIAGVDTSATTVEWAMSELLKHPRVMKKLQDELESVVGISRKVEETDMEKLTYLDLVVKETLRLYPVAPLLVPRECREDVTINGYCIKKKSRVIVNAWALGRDSKVWSDNAEEFCPERFSNSNVDIKGFDFRLIPFGSGRRGCPGIHLGLTTAKIVLAQLVHCFNWELPLGMSPDQLDMTEKFGLTMPRSKHLLAVPTYRLADEIGKQ; encoded by the exons ATGTTTCCTGAAACACTAGCTATTCCTGCAATACTCCTTGTGGTATTCATATTTGTTGTATCAGTTGCTGTGTTGAAAGCAAAACAAGGCCAAGATAATGGAAAACATCCACCTGGTCCCAAGCCCCTGCCAGTTATTGGTCATCTCCACATGCTAGGGAAATTACCACACCGCACCCTTCAATCCCTTGCAGCAAAATATGGACCTATAATGTCCTTAAAGCTAGGACAGGTTCCAACCATTGTGATATCTTCACCAGAAACAGCTGAACTATTCCTCAAGACTCATGACATTACTTTTGCTTCCAGGCCTAAAAGCATCTCATCCCATTATATTTCCTATGGTGGTAAAGGCTTAGTTTTTTCTGAGTATGGTCCCTACTGGCGCAACATGAGGAAACTCTGCACAGTACAACTTCTGATTGCATCAAAAGTTGAGATGTATTCTCCTTTGAGAAGTGAGCTGTTGACAGAGTTTGTCTGCTTTCTGCAGAAGACAGCATCATCACATGAGGTTACGGATGTCAGTGATACTGTAGGGGATCTCATTGAGAATCTCACCTTTAAAATGATCTTTGGTCGCAGTAAGGACGATAGATTCGATGTAAAGAACCTTGTTCGAGAGGTACTGAACTTGGCAGGAACTTTCAATGTTGCAGATTACTTGCCTTGGCTACGCATGTTCGACCTTCAG GGACTAGTAAAACGATTAAAGAAAGCGAGTAAATCATTTGACGTAGTCATGGAGCAGATTATCAAAGACCACGAACAGTATTCTGATAAAGAACAAAAGGGCCAAAAGGATTTTGTGGACATATTACTTGCACTTCTGCATCAACCCCTGGATCCTCAGGATGAACATGGTCCGGTGATTGAAAGAACACATATCAAGGCTATTGTGATGACTATGATTATTGCAGGAGTTGACACATCTGCCACAACGGTTGAGTGGGCCATGTCAGAACTCTTAAAGCATCCAAGGGTGATGAAGAAACTTCAAGATGAGTTGGAAAGTGTGGTGGGGATAAGTAGAAAGGTGGAGGAAACTGATATGGAAAAGTTGACTTATTTGGACTTAGTTGTGAAGGAGACACTAAGGTTGTACCCTGTTGCACCTTTGCTGGTACCTCGTGAGTGTAGAGAAGATGTTACTATAAATGGTTACTGCATAAAGAAAAAGTCAAGGGTGATAGTGAATGCATGGGCTTTGGGGAGAGATTCTAAAGTTTGGTCAGATAATGCTGAGGAGTTTTGTCCTGAAAGATTTTCCAATAGCAATGTGGACATAAAAGGATTTGACTTTAGACTCATACCATTTGGTTCAGGTCGCAGAGGGTGCCCTGGGATTCATTTGGGTCTCACCACTGCTAAGATTGTTCTGGCTCAATTGGTTCATTGCTTCAATTGGGAGCTTCCTTTGGGCATGTCCCCTGATCAATTGGACATGACTGAGAAATTTGGTCTTACAATGCCAAGAAGTAAGCATTTGCTAGCTGTGCCAACTTATCGCCTAGCAgatgaaattggaaagcaaTAA
- the LOC106769735 gene encoding cytochrome P450 CYP736A12-like, whose product MLLETLAVPATLLVVFILVLSFALFLPNHLKDDRKHPPGPKPLPIIGNLHILGKLPHRTLQAFAKKHGPIMSIKLGQIPAIVVSSPETAELFLKTHDIVFASRPKTQASEYLSYGSKGMVFSEYGSYYRHVRKLCASQLLSASKVEMFRPLRREELRVFVKSLEKVAASGDVVNLSQQIGELMSNIVCKMILGRTKDDRFDLKGLTHDVLYLTGVFNVADYLPWAAIYDLQGLKRKLKKVSTAFDQVFEQIIKDHEHPTDRDKKSLHSEDFVDILVSHMQQAMDQQEHDHFIDRTNVKAIILDLIAGAFETSGVALEWAMSELLRHPKDMKKLQEELTDVVGMNRFVEECDLSKLPFLNMVVKETLRLYPPGPLLVHRESSQDISIDGYHIKKKTRILINAWAIGRDPKVWSENADMFFPERFVDSNIDIRGHDFRLLPFGSGRRGCPGIQLGLTTFGFALAQLVHCFNWELPIGMSSDDLDMTETFGLSIPRSKPLLAIPTYRLSNKGTDT is encoded by the exons ATGTTACTTGAAACATTAGCCGTTCCTGCAACACTCCTTGTGGTATTCATTTTGGTTCTATCCTTCGCCTTGTTCCTTCCAAACCACCTTAAAGATGATAGAAAACATCCACCGGGTCCGAAACCCTTGCCAATTATTGGTAACCTTCACATCCTAGGAAAACTCCCACATCGAACCCTTCAAGCTTTTGCCAAAAAACATGGTCCCATAATGTCCATCAAGTTAGGACAGATCCCAGCCATCGTGGTTTCCTCACCTGAAACTGCAGAACTATTCCTCAAGACACATGATATTGTCTTTGCCAGCAGACCCAAAACTCAAGCATCAGAATACCTATCTTATGGAAGCAAGGGCATGGTGTTTTCTGAGTATGGATCATATTATCGCCACGTGAGAAAGCTGTGCGCCTCACAGCTTCTAAGTGCATCAAAGGTTGAGATGTTTCGTCCTTTGAGGAGGGAGGAGTTACGAGTGTTTGTGAAATCGCTTGAAAAAGTAGCAGCTTCAGGTGATGTTGTGAATTTGAGTCAACAGATTGGGGAGCTTATGTCCAATATTGTCTGTAAAATGATACTTGGCCGTACCAAAGATGATAGATTCGACCTAAAAGGGCTTACTCATGATGTTCTGTATTTGACTGGAGTGTTTAATGTTGCAGATTATTTACCTTGGGCAGCCATCTATGATCTCCAG GgattgaaaagaaaacttaaGAAAGTTAGTACGGCATTTGACCAAGTGTTCGAGCAAATTATCAAAGATCATGAACATCCTACGGATAGAGACAAGAAAAGTCTGCATTCTGAGGATTTTGTTGACATACTTGTATCACACATGCAACAAGCCATGGATCAGCAGGAACATGATCACTTCATTGACAGAACTAATGTGAAGGCTATcatattggatttgattgcagGAGCGTTTGAAACATCAGGTGTGGCCCTTGAGTGGGCCATGTCAGAACTCTTAAGGCATCCAAAGGATATGAAGAAACTTCAAGAAGAGTTAACTGATGTAGTTGGAATGAACAGGTTTGTGGAAGAGTGTGACTTATCAAAGCTACCTTTTCTGAATATGGTAGTGAAAGAGACTCTGAGGCTATATCCTCCTGGACCCTTGCTAGTGCATCGTGAGTCCTCACAAGACATTTCTATTGATGGCTATCATATAAAGAAGAAGACAAGAATTTTGATCAATGCATGGGCCATAGGACGAGATCCTAAAGTGTGGTCGGAAAATGCTGATATGTTTTTTCCTGAGAGATTTGTCGACAGTAACATAGACATCAGAGGACATGACTTTCGGCTTTTACCGTTTGGTTCTGGTCGCAGAGGATGTCCTGGGATACAATTGGGTCTAACCACTTTTGGCTTTGCTTTGGCTCAGTTAGTGCATTGCTTCAACTGGGAGCTTCCAATTGGAATGTCTTCTGATGATTTGGATATGACTGAAACTTTTGGCCTTTCAATACCAAGAAGTAAGCCTTTACTGGCTATACCAACTTATCGCCTATCTAATAAGGGTActgatacatag